The following proteins come from a genomic window of Natronosalvus vescus:
- a CDS encoding extracellular solute-binding protein produces the protein MANDTRRRFLVTTGVAASGFAGLAGCLGGSDDGNGNPSSIADAEPLGSPVDSSAVSWDDLGDLEGEVTIYSGRTREQIDPVFVELDERYENLDLNLFHDDNDVYVNQILQEGDATPADLMYSQDPGALGELERNDALQALPQDVVDAVPESYRDPDGYWTGVTGRVRSIIYHTERWADLGYDADDLPTNIFEYATDERFQDIISTRPNSGTFRGFIQAMVELEGEEATREWVRGMVTDQNVQLFSGGSNQAAAIDLGGDGDPIVGLGNSYYAARILDEDPDAPIDVAFTENDPGCLFSVAGVGVMNEVDDPELVAEFVRHLLAAEGQEFMMDANGEYPVVEGIDYVGDLPNLEDINPPSFDLSSFDMDLREAQDLLNEEGMTV, from the coding sequence ATGGCGAACGACACACGACGACGTTTCCTCGTAACGACCGGCGTCGCGGCGAGCGGTTTCGCCGGGCTGGCCGGTTGTCTCGGTGGAAGCGACGATGGCAACGGCAACCCCAGTTCGATCGCTGACGCCGAACCCCTCGGTTCACCCGTCGACTCCTCTGCGGTGAGCTGGGACGATCTGGGCGACCTCGAGGGCGAGGTCACCATTTACTCCGGGCGGACGCGAGAGCAGATCGACCCCGTGTTCGTCGAACTCGACGAGCGCTACGAGAACCTCGACCTCAACCTCTTCCACGACGACAACGACGTCTACGTCAACCAGATCCTACAGGAGGGCGACGCCACGCCAGCGGATCTGATGTACTCACAGGATCCCGGCGCACTGGGCGAACTCGAGCGCAACGACGCGCTGCAAGCGCTCCCCCAGGACGTTGTCGACGCCGTTCCGGAGAGCTACCGCGACCCAGACGGCTACTGGACGGGCGTCACCGGCCGAGTTCGGTCGATCATCTACCACACAGAGCGCTGGGCGGATCTCGGCTACGACGCCGACGACTTACCGACGAACATCTTCGAGTACGCGACCGACGAACGCTTCCAGGACATCATCTCGACCCGGCCGAACTCCGGGACGTTCCGTGGCTTCATCCAGGCGATGGTCGAACTCGAGGGTGAGGAGGCAACCCGGGAGTGGGTTCGCGGGATGGTCACCGATCAGAACGTCCAGCTGTTTTCGGGTGGCTCCAACCAGGCGGCGGCGATCGATCTCGGTGGCGATGGCGATCCGATCGTCGGCCTCGGCAACAGCTACTACGCGGCGCGCATTCTCGACGAAGATCCCGACGCGCCGATCGATGTCGCGTTCACCGAGAACGATCCCGGCTGCCTGTTCAGCGTCGCGGGCGTCGGCGTGATGAACGAGGTCGACGACCCAGAACTCGTCGCCGAGTTCGTCCGACACCTGCTGGCCGCGGAGGGACAGGAGTTCATGATGGACGCCAACGGCGAGTATCCCGTCGTCGAGGGCATCGATTACGTCGGCGACCTGCCAAATCTCGAGGACATCAACCCGCCGTCGTTCGACCTCAGCAGCTTCGACATGGATCTGCGCGAGGCACAGGATCTCCTCAACGAGGAGGGAATGACCGTCTAA
- a CDS encoding ABC transporter permease, giving the protein MRPLTRYLDSAGRRLPESSRFDQSAVVLALLSGLIAFLVVSPMFWLLWQAGTVDPVRAYGLLVSSQTASVTLNSLVLMGIVTACSILLGVPLAVLTTRTDLPYPRFWTVVAALPLVIPSYIGAIAFVAMFGSGGEIDSLLGVTIPRIDGLRGAAFVITLYTYPYVFLTTRAALLSMDSSLVDAARTLNHGRLGAFRRVTLPQIRPGIAAGALLAAMYAVSDFGTPAFMQVSVFTSTIYWEFRGFAVEYAALLALQLIAIVAVILVIEAGIGRDEDASGGTGRGTTIRLGFWKWPAMGSIAALGVLTLVVPVAIFTRWLLVSQGDPIPSLEFQWEFAYNSVYLALLAALAAVSFALPVAYYSGRYNSLLSRVFERATYLGFAVPGVVIGLALVFLGTRTLPSLYRQGVWLLVFAYVVRFLPQAVGTVRSSVLQIDARTVEAASTLNAGRLETFRRVTLPLIAPGVVVGAALVFLTTMKELPMTLMLQPAGMDTLVIIIWGAQNALAYRFAAIPALLLILISGLSMLLLLRQEGYDVS; this is encoded by the coding sequence ATGAGGCCTCTCACGCGCTATCTCGATTCGGCCGGCCGCCGACTGCCGGAGAGCTCGCGATTCGACCAGTCGGCGGTGGTGCTGGCGCTGCTGAGTGGACTCATCGCGTTTCTGGTCGTCTCGCCGATGTTCTGGCTGCTCTGGCAGGCCGGCACGGTCGACCCCGTGCGTGCGTACGGGCTCCTGGTCTCTTCACAAACGGCATCGGTGACGCTCAACAGCCTGGTGTTGATGGGAATCGTCACCGCGTGTTCGATCCTGCTCGGGGTTCCGCTCGCGGTGTTGACGACCCGGACCGATCTGCCGTACCCGCGCTTTTGGACCGTCGTCGCCGCCCTGCCGCTCGTCATCCCGAGCTACATCGGTGCCATCGCGTTCGTCGCGATGTTCGGTTCTGGCGGCGAGATCGACAGTCTGCTGGGGGTGACGATTCCACGGATCGACGGCCTTCGCGGTGCGGCGTTCGTCATCACCCTCTACACCTATCCCTACGTCTTTTTAACGACCCGGGCGGCCCTGCTGTCGATGGACTCCTCGCTCGTCGACGCCGCGCGAACGCTCAACCACGGCCGCCTCGGTGCGTTCCGTCGAGTTACCCTCCCCCAGATCCGTCCGGGAATCGCCGCTGGTGCGCTGTTGGCCGCCATGTACGCCGTCTCCGACTTCGGCACGCCGGCGTTCATGCAGGTGAGCGTCTTCACCAGCACGATCTACTGGGAGTTCCGCGGCTTCGCCGTCGAGTACGCCGCCTTGCTCGCCTTGCAGTTGATCGCCATCGTCGCGGTCATCCTCGTCATCGAAGCCGGCATCGGTCGCGACGAGGATGCGAGCGGCGGAACCGGACGGGGAACCACGATTCGACTGGGCTTCTGGAAGTGGCCCGCGATGGGATCGATCGCCGCGCTGGGCGTCCTCACCCTCGTCGTCCCCGTCGCCATCTTCACACGGTGGCTGCTCGTGAGCCAGGGCGACCCGATTCCCTCCCTGGAGTTCCAGTGGGAGTTCGCGTACAACTCGGTCTACCTCGCGCTGCTGGCAGCGCTGGCGGCCGTTTCGTTCGCACTCCCGGTTGCGTACTACTCCGGGCGGTACAACTCCCTGCTCTCGCGGGTGTTCGAACGGGCGACCTACCTCGGATTCGCCGTGCCTGGTGTCGTCATCGGCCTCGCGCTGGTGTTTCTCGGCACCCGGACGCTCCCCTCGCTGTACCGACAGGGCGTGTGGCTGCTCGTGTTCGCCTACGTCGTCCGATTTCTCCCCCAGGCCGTGGGCACCGTTCGCTCCTCTGTGCTCCAGATCGACGCCAGGACGGTCGAGGCAGCGAGCACGCTCAACGCCGGCCGCCTCGAGACGTTTCGCCGGGTCACCCTGCCACTGATCGCCCCCGGCGTCGTGGTCGGGGCCGCGCTCGTCTTCCTCACGACGATGAAAGAGCTGCCGATGACGCTGATGTTACAACCGGCCGGAATGGACACCCTGGTGATCATCATCTGGGGTGCCCAGAACGCGCTTGCCTACCGGTTCGCGGCCATCCCTGCGCTGTTGTTGATTCTGATCTCCGGGCTCTCGATGTTATTGCTTCTCCGGCAGGAAGGATACGACGTGAGCTAA
- a CDS encoding class I SAM-dependent methyltransferase produces MSVREEFDAWAADGRDKGMETRHWHTARHALARMPVEAGETVLDLGCGSGYAGRALRVTKGAGRVYGLDGAPEMAHNAAGYTDDPQIGYVIGDFGALPFDTDSIDHVWTMEAFYYAADPHRTLEEIARVLRPGGTFYCAVNYYEENVHSHDWQEHIAVEMTRWNREEYRETFRDAGLVVAAQDNIPDRETEIPDVDAFPTEDWETRAAMLERYREYGTLLTVGVAP; encoded by the coding sequence ATGAGCGTTCGCGAGGAGTTCGACGCGTGGGCGGCCGACGGCCGCGACAAAGGGATGGAGACGCGCCACTGGCACACCGCCAGGCACGCACTGGCACGGATGCCGGTCGAAGCGGGCGAGACGGTGCTCGACCTGGGCTGTGGGAGCGGCTACGCCGGACGCGCCCTCCGGGTGACGAAGGGTGCCGGGCGGGTCTACGGCCTCGACGGTGCGCCAGAGATGGCACACAACGCCGCGGGCTACACCGACGATCCGCAGATCGGGTACGTCATCGGCGATTTCGGTGCCCTCCCGTTCGACACGGACAGCATCGACCACGTCTGGACGATGGAGGCGTTCTACTACGCCGCCGATCCACACCGGACGCTCGAGGAGATCGCCCGCGTGCTCCGACCCGGCGGGACGTTCTACTGTGCGGTCAACTACTACGAGGAGAACGTCCACTCCCACGACTGGCAGGAGCACATCGCCGTCGAGATGACCCGATGGAACCGCGAGGAGTATCGAGAGACGTTCCGCGACGCCGGGCTCGTCGTCGCCGCCCAGGACAACATTCCGGATCGAGAAACGGAGATCCCCGACGTCGACGCGTTTCCGACCGAGGACTGGGAGACTCGAGCGGCGATGCTCGAGCGCTACCGCGAGTACGGGACGTTGCTGACCGTCGGCGTCGCGCCCTGA
- a CDS encoding DUF1684 domain-containing protein — protein sequence MTDPADLTSDTDPEAYRETLEAKRAEKDQFFADHPQSPIPPEERSNFEGLEYFPPDPDYRVDATVSLVDDPEADPVAMETSAGREMRYLRVATLAFDLTRADPDLEDGRYELAAYSQDGGLETLFVPFRDKTTGQQSYRGGRYMELAVDGGLEDGDDLLVDFNLAYSPFCAFSETFDCPLPPEENWLEVAIPAGEKAPE from the coding sequence ATGACCGACCCAGCAGACCTCACGTCCGATACCGATCCCGAGGCGTATCGGGAGACGCTCGAGGCAAAGCGCGCGGAGAAAGACCAATTTTTCGCCGACCACCCCCAGTCGCCGATTCCGCCGGAGGAGCGCTCGAACTTCGAGGGGCTCGAGTACTTCCCGCCGGATCCGGACTACCGCGTCGACGCAACCGTCTCGCTCGTCGACGACCCCGAGGCCGATCCCGTGGCGATGGAGACGAGCGCCGGTCGCGAGATGCGATATCTCCGCGTGGCCACGCTCGCGTTCGACCTCACTCGAGCGGATCCGGATCTCGAGGACGGCCGGTACGAACTCGCGGCCTACAGCCAGGACGGCGGGCTCGAGACGCTGTTCGTCCCGTTCCGGGACAAGACGACCGGCCAGCAGAGTTACCGCGGGGGCAGGTACATGGAACTCGCAGTCGACGGCGGCCTCGAGGACGGCGACGACCTGCTCGTCGACTTCAACCTGGCGTACTCGCCGTTCTGTGCCTTCAGCGAGACGTTCGACTGCCCGCTTCCGCCCGAGGAGAACTGGCTCGAGGTGGCGATTCCGGCGGGGGAGAAGGCACCGGAATGA
- a CDS encoding sensory rhodopsin transducer, giving the protein MTGTHTWAIPEGYVPDGSTGPEPEMESHETICVLNTTDEDAAIEITVYFTDREPVGPYEKTVPAERTRHFRFNEFEEPEPIPRGEPFASVIESDIPVVCQHTRLDSRQAENALLTTIAHPLE; this is encoded by the coding sequence ATGACGGGTACACACACCTGGGCGATTCCCGAAGGGTACGTTCCAGATGGAAGCACCGGCCCCGAACCCGAGATGGAGAGCCACGAGACCATCTGCGTCCTGAACACGACCGACGAGGACGCGGCCATCGAGATTACGGTGTACTTCACCGATCGAGAGCCCGTCGGCCCGTACGAGAAGACCGTTCCCGCAGAGCGAACCAGGCATTTCCGATTCAACGAGTTCGAGGAACCGGAACCGATTCCCAGAGGTGAGCCGTTCGCGAGCGTGATCGAATCGGATATTCCGGTCGTCTGTCAGCACACGCGACTGGACTCGAGACAGGCGGAGAACGCCCTGCTGACGACGATTGCACACCCGCTGGAGTGA
- a CDS encoding OapC/ArvC family zinc-ribbon domain-containing protein, which produces MPHQCTTCERTFPDGSKEMLSGCPDCGGNKFQFTPSSTPPRDPDETGGNGITTENRTAASSEQDEPSGITTPSEQSPARETGSESTESSFREWPETARRPADRASAPDTDPQRTERDSSTADGDATVESQPAPPSSEDSAQASARSEIVSSDELPRSRSPDEPDDDAPSPDSGRVVSEPTDTAERPSLDQLREELNDQFESIKIVRPGQYELNLMELYDREEYIVSLQEDGRYVIDVPDSWREGNDDS; this is translated from the coding sequence ATGCCACACCAGTGTACCACCTGTGAGCGGACGTTTCCCGACGGCTCGAAGGAGATGCTATCGGGCTGTCCCGACTGTGGCGGCAACAAGTTCCAGTTCACCCCCTCGAGTACGCCACCGCGCGATCCCGACGAGACCGGCGGGAACGGAATCACGACCGAGAACCGCACTGCCGCCTCGAGCGAACAGGACGAGCCGTCGGGCATCACGACGCCGTCCGAGCAGTCGCCAGCGCGCGAGACCGGATCCGAATCGACCGAATCCAGTTTCCGCGAGTGGCCGGAAACCGCCAGGCGGCCAGCGGATCGAGCGAGTGCACCAGACACCGATCCACAGCGGACGGAACGCGATTCGTCGACGGCCGACGGTGACGCCACCGTCGAGTCACAGCCGGCCCCGCCATCGAGCGAGGACTCTGCGCAGGCGAGCGCCCGTAGCGAAATCGTTTCGAGCGACGAACTCCCGCGGTCACGGAGCCCGGACGAACCGGACGACGACGCGCCGAGCCCTGACAGTGGTCGTGTCGTCAGCGAGCCAACGGATACGGCGGAACGTCCCTCCCTCGACCAGCTGCGCGAGGAGTTGAACGATCAGTTCGAGAGCATCAAGATCGTTCGCCCGGGCCAGTACGAACTGAACCTGATGGAACTGTACGACCGCGAGGAGTACATCGTCTCCCTCCAGGAGGACGGCCGGTACGTCATCGACGTTCCCGACTCCTGGCGCGAAGGGAACGACGATTCCTGA